The Hyalangium gracile genome contains a region encoding:
- a CDS encoding methyl-accepting chemotaxis protein → MKLPFRFRPSLGLSVKFILVTGGISAVLALILTTVATRRLHESLLNAHAGEGAALALGFTRAVEHSAGANGESVQPLVEAFRVQEGVRYIYVEESSGRVIAHTFQGPPPTALLNAVRVSPADLAGEAEGRRIVPVDVVTVQGQTHAIDVAVPLLGGRGVVHVGIARDHIEKKAAQLPRDMLLLAMLLVAASIAVAAVFVRTIVRPLRELTDVAAHIVESGDLTRPIHVTSGDEVGRLARSFSQVVEKLREVTINLQQAAEALKQSTEHLNSSSAEQAQTVSRQAAALQETQVTAQEIKQTSLLASQKAATVLSVAERADELARNGETAIEMSLAGLNDIRQQVGEIAQKIVELGERTQQIGGITQTVKDLADQSNMLALNAAIEAVRSGEHGKGFGVVAREIRALADQSIQATSRVRELLDDIASSVAAAVRITERGAERMESGLAQVRTSGQNLKELSNIVQDNASAVRQIAAAVNQQNVGISQITQAVNELSKMMDETVARIGSTGEAATTLQIISEQLSSAVKSYRVE, encoded by the coding sequence GTGAAACTGCCCTTCCGGTTTCGGCCCTCGCTCGGCCTGTCCGTCAAATTCATCCTCGTGACCGGGGGCATCAGCGCCGTCCTGGCGCTCATCCTCACCACCGTCGCCACGCGCCGGCTTCACGAGAGCCTGCTCAACGCGCACGCCGGTGAGGGCGCCGCGCTGGCCCTGGGGTTCACGCGCGCCGTCGAGCACTCCGCGGGCGCCAATGGCGAGTCCGTCCAGCCGCTCGTGGAGGCGTTCCGCGTGCAGGAGGGCGTCCGCTACATCTATGTGGAGGAGTCCTCGGGCCGCGTCATCGCCCACACCTTCCAGGGGCCTCCGCCCACCGCGCTGCTCAACGCCGTCCGCGTCTCCCCGGCCGACCTGGCGGGCGAGGCGGAGGGGCGCCGCATCGTCCCGGTGGACGTGGTGACGGTGCAGGGACAGACGCACGCCATCGACGTCGCGGTGCCCCTGCTGGGCGGGCGCGGCGTGGTGCACGTGGGCATCGCGCGAGACCACATCGAGAAGAAGGCGGCGCAGCTGCCCCGGGACATGCTGCTGCTGGCGATGCTCCTGGTGGCCGCCAGCATCGCGGTGGCGGCGGTGTTCGTGCGCACCATCGTCCGGCCGCTGCGCGAGCTCACCGACGTGGCCGCCCACATCGTCGAGTCGGGGGACCTCACCCGCCCCATCCACGTGACGAGCGGGGATGAGGTGGGGCGGCTGGCCCGCAGCTTCAGCCAGGTGGTGGAGAAGCTGCGCGAGGTGACGATCAACCTCCAGCAGGCCGCCGAGGCGCTCAAGCAGTCCACCGAGCACCTCAACTCCTCCTCCGCGGAGCAGGCGCAGACCGTGTCCCGCCAGGCCGCCGCGCTGCAGGAGACGCAGGTGACGGCGCAGGAGATCAAGCAGACGTCCCTGCTGGCCTCGCAGAAGGCCGCCACGGTGCTCTCCGTGGCCGAGCGCGCGGACGAGCTGGCCCGCAACGGCGAGACGGCCATCGAGATGAGCCTCGCGGGGCTCAACGACATCCGCCAGCAGGTGGGGGAGATTGCCCAGAAGATCGTCGAGCTGGGCGAGCGCACCCAGCAGATCGGCGGCATCACCCAGACGGTGAAGGACCTGGCGGACCAGTCCAACATGCTGGCGCTCAACGCCGCCATCGAGGCCGTGCGCTCCGGCGAGCACGGCAAGGGCTTCGGCGTGGTGGCGCGCGAAATCCGCGCCCTGGCGGACCAGTCCATCCAGGCCACCAGCCGCGTGCGCGAGCTGCTCGACGACATCGCCTCCTCGGTGGCCGCCGCCGTGCGCATCACCGAGCGCGGCGCCGAGCGCATGGAGTCGGGCCTGGCGCAGGTGCGCACCTCCGGGCAGAACCTGAAGGAGCTGTCCAACATCGTCCAGGACAACGCCTCGGCCGTGCGGCAGATCGCCGCGGCGGTGAACCAGCAGAACGTGGGCATCAGCCAGATCACCCAGGCCGTCAACGAGCTGTCGAAGATGATGGACGAGACGGTGGCGCGCATCGGCTCCACCGGCGAGGCCGCCACCACGCTGCAGATCATCTCCGAGCAGCTCAGCAGCGCGGTGAAGAGCTACCGCGTCGAGTAG
- a CDS encoding serpin family protein, with protein MTSPHRWLAPLGAAVLMLAGCSSSEPLEPEKVEPPGELVASEKARISEPGVAPQDFTALVSSNTDFGVDVYRKIARPGENLFFSPFSITQAFAMLYPGARGSTEAQMAQTLRFTLSQERLHPALNALDLALNAHAGVTRGDEGTAPTFRLVNSSWGQKGMEFEPAYLDVLATHYGAGVRVVDFANEADSVRERINAWVEDQTADRIENLLPEGTVTRESRLVLTNALYFKGAWRAPFLKQNTASTPFQTLGGGTRSVEMMRISAGFEMVEGAGFDAVALPYVGRAFRMVVIVPHAGRFADIESRLSAEFLDGIRAGMQPRYVDLGFPKFEVKQEFPLVEPLRALGMVDVFSDKADLSGVSRQVALKVTAAQHQAFVAVDEEGTEAAAATGVVTGPVSIPPQFVVDRPFLFLIEDVETKSVLFLGRVVNP; from the coding sequence ATGACTTCACCTCACCGTTGGCTGGCCCCCCTGGGCGCCGCCGTGTTGATGCTCGCGGGCTGCTCTTCGTCTGAACCCCTGGAGCCAGAGAAGGTCGAGCCTCCGGGAGAGCTCGTCGCTTCGGAGAAGGCACGCATCTCCGAGCCCGGTGTAGCCCCGCAGGACTTCACCGCGCTCGTCTCCAGCAACACCGACTTCGGCGTCGACGTGTACCGGAAGATCGCCAGGCCGGGAGAGAACCTCTTCTTCTCACCGTTCAGCATCACCCAGGCCTTCGCGATGTTGTACCCGGGAGCCCGCGGCAGCACCGAGGCGCAGATGGCGCAGACGCTGCGATTCACCCTGTCCCAGGAGCGCCTCCACCCGGCCCTGAACGCGCTGGACCTGGCGCTCAACGCCCACGCGGGCGTCACGCGAGGCGATGAGGGCACCGCGCCCACGTTCCGCCTGGTGAACAGCTCCTGGGGTCAGAAGGGGATGGAGTTCGAGCCCGCGTACCTGGACGTGCTCGCCACGCACTACGGCGCCGGAGTCCGTGTGGTGGACTTCGCGAACGAAGCCGACTCCGTCCGCGAGCGCATCAACGCATGGGTCGAGGACCAGACGGCGGACCGCATCGAGAACCTGCTCCCGGAGGGCACGGTGACGCGCGAGTCGCGCCTGGTGCTCACCAACGCGCTCTACTTCAAGGGCGCATGGAGAGCGCCCTTCCTCAAGCAGAACACCGCGAGCACTCCCTTCCAGACGCTGGGGGGAGGCACTCGGTCCGTGGAGATGATGCGCATCTCGGCGGGCTTCGAGATGGTGGAGGGGGCGGGCTTCGACGCGGTCGCGCTCCCGTACGTGGGCCGGGCCTTCCGGATGGTCGTCATCGTTCCGCACGCGGGCAGGTTCGCGGACATCGAGTCCCGCCTGTCGGCGGAGTTCCTGGATGGCATCCGGGCAGGCATGCAGCCCCGGTACGTGGACCTGGGCTTCCCCAAGTTCGAGGTGAAGCAGGAGTTCCCTCTCGTCGAGCCGCTGCGGGCGCTCGGCATGGTGGATGTCTTCAGCGACAAGGCCGATCTGTCGGGCGTGTCGCGCCAGGTGGCCCTGAAGGTCACCGCCGCGCAGCATCAGGCCTTCGTGGCCGTGGATGAAGAGGGCACCGAGGCGGCGGCGGCCACGGGAGTCGTCACGGGCCCCGTCTCCATACCGCCCCAGTTCGTCGTGGACCGGCCCTTCCTCTTCCTCATCGAGGACGTGGAGACGAAGAGCGTGCTCTTCCTCGGTCGCGTCGTGAACCCCTGA
- a CDS encoding winged helix-turn-helix domain-containing protein, producing MMAESPGRVFTRERLLDLARGDSEEAFDRSIDVHVFRLRQKLRDNPRRPRLLKTVRGVGYALVAEADA from the coding sequence GTGATGGCCGAGAGTCCGGGGCGCGTCTTCACCCGCGAGCGGCTCTTGGATCTGGCCAGGGGAGACTCGGAGGAGGCGTTCGACCGCTCCATCGACGTGCACGTGTTTCGGCTGCGCCAGAAGCTCAGGGACAACCCACGCCGCCCGCGGCTGCTCAAGACCGTGCGGGGCGTGGGCTATGCGCTGGTGGCCGAGGCGGACGCCTGA
- a CDS encoding SRPBCC family protein — protein sequence MKRMTPAMRVKYRRLLEDRLHQLGEFLEHTKGSHVMMPAKELSGASKVTTPSDREIRIERIFNAPRERVWRALTDPELVAQWWGRGNKLVIERMEVKRGGHWRFVEHASDGVHGFEGRYREVTPPERVVQTFEWDGMPGHVVVETMTLEDLGDGRTKIVTVSLFHTTQERDGMLQSDMEQGLNQSYAALDKLLARLG from the coding sequence ATGAAGCGCATGACGCCCGCCATGCGCGTGAAGTACCGGCGGCTGCTGGAAGACCGCCTCCACCAGCTCGGGGAGTTCCTCGAGCACACGAAAGGAAGTCACGTCATGATGCCTGCCAAAGAGCTCTCCGGTGCCTCCAAGGTGACCACCCCCTCGGATCGGGAGATCCGCATCGAGCGCATCTTCAACGCTCCCCGCGAGCGCGTATGGCGGGCGCTGACGGACCCGGAGCTGGTCGCGCAGTGGTGGGGACGCGGCAACAAGCTCGTCATCGAGCGCATGGAGGTGAAGCGAGGCGGCCACTGGCGGTTCGTCGAGCACGCCTCCGACGGTGTGCATGGCTTCGAGGGCCGCTACCGCGAGGTGACGCCCCCGGAGCGCGTCGTGCAGACGTTCGAGTGGGATGGCATGCCGGGCCACGTGGTGGTCGAGACCATGACCCTCGAGGATCTCGGCGACGGCCGCACGAAGATCGTCACCGTGTCGCTGTTCCACACCACCCAGGAGCGTGACGGGATGCTGCAGTCGGACATGGAGCAGGGCCTCAACCAGAGCTACGCGGCGCTCGACAAGCTCCTCGCCCGGCTCGGCTGA
- a CDS encoding nuclear transport factor 2 family protein — protein MSTSRKRPARSSTGSTEEAKVRERIEAWAHAVRSHDLEGVVAHHAKDFVYFDVPPPTQVLGIRGYEGSWPPFFEYIGETGQFDLTELHITAGADVAFAHAILLVRGATEASPGRVRLTVGLRKVDGEWTIVHEHHSAPYERAP, from the coding sequence ATGAGTACCTCGAGGAAACGGCCCGCCAGGTCATCGACCGGCTCCACCGAGGAGGCGAAGGTCCGCGAGCGCATCGAGGCGTGGGCGCACGCGGTGCGCAGTCACGACCTGGAGGGCGTCGTCGCGCACCATGCGAAGGACTTCGTGTACTTCGACGTCCCGCCGCCGACCCAGGTGCTAGGCATTCGAGGCTACGAGGGCTCGTGGCCTCCCTTCTTCGAGTACATCGGGGAGACCGGCCAGTTCGACCTCACCGAGCTCCACATCACCGCGGGAGCCGATGTGGCCTTCGCGCACGCGATCCTGCTCGTCCGAGGCGCCACGGAAGCGAGTCCGGGGCGCGTACGCCTGACCGTGGGCCTGCGCAAGGTGGACGGCGAGTGGACGATCGTCCACGAGCACCACTCGGCCCCCTACGAGCGAGCGCCATGA
- a CDS encoding ArsR/SmtB family transcription factor, with translation MVQCLDTSFAALSDPTRRGILERLGREDASITELAEGFGMTLTGMKKHVQLLEEAGLVTTEKIGRVRRCRLGPRRLDDETAWINKYRQMLEARLDRLGAFLERTKDSAS, from the coding sequence ATGGTTCAGTGTCTCGATACCTCCTTCGCGGCCCTGTCGGACCCGACCCGGCGCGGCATCCTCGAGCGCCTCGGGCGCGAGGACGCGTCCATCACCGAGCTCGCCGAGGGCTTCGGGATGACGCTGACCGGGATGAAGAAGCACGTGCAGCTCCTCGAAGAGGCGGGGCTCGTCACCACCGAGAAGATCGGCCGCGTCCGGCGCTGCAGGCTCGGGCCCCGTCGACTCGATGACGAGACGGCCTGGATCAACAAATACCGGCAGATGCTGGAGGCCCGCCTCGACCGGCTGGGCGCATTCCTCGAGCGCACGAAGGACTCTGCGTCATGA